The following are from one region of the Mycetohabitans rhizoxinica HKI 454 genome:
- the nagZ gene encoding beta-N-acetylhexosaminidase translates to MFDVAGTSLSRDDVRRIADPLTGGVILFARNYASRAQLLELTGAIRDVRDDVIIAVDQEGGRVQRFREDGFTSLPPMRVLGALWNDDALAAIRVATAIGYVMASELRASGLDLSFAPVLDLDYGHAKAIGDRAFHADPRVVALLAKSVAHGLALAGMAACGKHFPGHGYVEADSHVEAPVDTRALDEILGCDAQPYQWLGLSLAAVMPAHVVYPAVDARPAGFSGVWLQQILRGRLGFNGVIFSDDLSMEAARQAGTTAEAAHAALDAGCDMVLVCNRPEDADDVLQRLRARVIDTASRRRIKRLAPRGGAPKWSELMRQPDYCQARELIDSLR, encoded by the coding sequence ATGTTCGATGTCGCCGGCACTTCGTTGAGTCGTGACGATGTCCGCCGGATCGCCGATCCGCTGACCGGCGGCGTGATTTTGTTCGCCCGCAATTATGCAAGCCGCGCGCAACTGCTCGAGCTGACCGGCGCAATCCGCGATGTGCGCGACGACGTGATCATTGCGGTGGACCAAGAGGGCGGGCGCGTGCAGCGTTTCCGGGAGGATGGGTTCACGTCGCTGCCGCCGATGCGCGTCCTGGGCGCGTTATGGAACGACGATGCACTCGCGGCGATTCGAGTGGCCACGGCGATCGGCTATGTGATGGCATCGGAGTTGCGCGCGAGCGGCCTCGACTTGAGCTTTGCACCGGTGCTTGACCTCGACTACGGGCACGCGAAGGCGATCGGCGATCGCGCGTTCCACGCGGATCCGCGCGTCGTCGCGCTGTTGGCCAAAAGCGTCGCACATGGCTTGGCGCTGGCCGGAATGGCAGCCTGCGGCAAGCACTTTCCGGGGCACGGCTACGTGGAGGCGGATTCGCATGTCGAGGCGCCTGTCGATACCCGCGCGCTCGACGAGATTCTCGGCTGCGATGCGCAGCCGTATCAATGGCTTGGGCTGTCGCTGGCCGCGGTGATGCCGGCCCACGTCGTCTATCCGGCCGTCGATGCCCGGCCGGCCGGCTTCTCGGGCGTGTGGCTGCAGCAGATCCTGCGCGGCAGGCTTGGGTTCAATGGCGTGATCTTCAGCGACGATTTGTCGATGGAGGCGGCGCGCCAGGCCGGGACCACCGCCGAGGCCGCGCACGCGGCGCTCGATGCCGGATGCGACATGGTGCTCGTGTGCAATCGTCCCGAAGACGCCGACGATGTGCTGCAGCGCCTGCGCGCGCGCGTCATCGATACGGCGTCCCGGCGCCGCATCAAGCGGCTCGCACCCCGCGGCGGCGCGCCAAAGTGGAGCGAACTGATGCGCCAACCCGACTATTGCCAAGCGCGCGAGCTGATCGACAGTCTGCGGTGA
- the rnc gene encoding ribonuclease III, which translates to MPLSPLESRLHYEFRNAELLRQAMTHRSHSATHNERLEFLGDSVLNCVVAALLFQRFGKLDEGDLSRVRANLVKQQSLYEIAQALNIAEALRLGEGELRSGGFRRPSILADTFEAVLGAIFLDGGFDAAQTVIKRLYVPILDHIDPRTLGKDAKTLLQEYLQGHKIALPSYAVIATTGAAHNQQFEVECTVPKLEVKVFGTGASRRAAEQAAAKKALEEVMAVAPQLLGKPKRSKSAARAAKRESGDTPSPSTGVQGALDLRPALDRKTERLVGRAERATHPAERAMQPMERGGNDHERVSSAPSSNGVPSAVAMMRAAQADHSVERAPRQADKGAAAATAVDAPLAKAAAAIAATTVVVADVPAGSRQALDERRDTAPHPTPRKADAGA; encoded by the coding sequence ATGCCTTTGTCACCGCTGGAAAGCCGGCTGCACTACGAATTTCGCAATGCGGAATTGTTGCGGCAGGCGATGACCCACCGAAGCCACAGTGCCACGCATAACGAGCGGCTCGAATTCCTTGGCGATTCAGTCCTCAACTGCGTGGTGGCCGCCCTTTTGTTCCAACGTTTTGGCAAGCTTGACGAAGGCGACTTGTCCCGCGTGCGGGCGAATCTTGTCAAGCAACAGTCGCTGTACGAAATTGCTCAGGCGCTAAATATCGCAGAGGCGCTGCGGCTCGGTGAGGGGGAGTTGCGCAGTGGCGGCTTCCGGCGGCCATCGATCCTGGCCGACACGTTTGAGGCGGTGCTCGGCGCGATCTTCCTGGATGGAGGGTTCGACGCGGCGCAAACGGTGATCAAGCGTTTATATGTCCCTATTTTGGATCATATTGATCCGCGCACGCTGGGCAAGGATGCCAAGACATTGTTGCAAGAGTATTTGCAAGGGCACAAGATCGCATTGCCGAGCTACGCGGTGATCGCGACCACGGGCGCCGCCCACAATCAGCAGTTCGAGGTCGAGTGCACGGTGCCGAAGCTCGAGGTCAAGGTGTTCGGCACCGGCGCCAGTCGGCGCGCCGCCGAGCAGGCTGCCGCAAAAAAGGCGCTCGAAGAAGTGATGGCGGTGGCGCCGCAGCTGCTCGGCAAGCCGAAGCGATCGAAGAGTGCGGCACGCGCTGCCAAGCGCGAATCCGGGGACACACCGTCGCCTAGCACCGGGGTGCAGGGTGCACTGGATTTACGCCCCGCATTGGACCGCAAGACCGAGCGGCTGGTGGGCCGCGCCGAGCGCGCCACGCATCCCGCCGAGCGGGCGATGCAGCCGATGGAGCGGGGAGGCAATGACCATGAACGCGTGAGCAGCGCGCCGTCGTCAAATGGCGTGCCGAGCGCCGTCGCGATGATGCGTGCCGCGCAGGCTGACCATTCGGTCGAGCGGGCGCCACGCCAGGCCGACAAGGGGGCCGCTGCGGCCACAGCGGTCGATGCGCCATTGGCCAAGGCAGCGGCAGCGATTGCCGCTACCACCGTGGTGGTTGCCGATGTGCCGGCCGGGTCCAGACAGGCGCTCGATGAGCGTCGCGATACGGCGCCTCATCCGACGCCGCGCAAGGCCGATGCCGGCGCGTGA
- a CDS encoding DegQ family serine endoprotease, with translation MNIHPVRRFLLAAAMAICIPLVSPCAAAAPAAASLPDFTDLVDKVGPAVVNIRTTTHAQQQGPIGGLPPGLDDGGDMAEFFRRFFGIPLPQQPGKPNPPRGGGGGEDSDPSDSEQSSGVGSGFILSADGYVMTNAHVVDDADTIYVTLTDKREFKAKLIGVDERTDVALVKINAASLPTVTIGDSNKVRVGEWVVAIGSPFGLDNTVTSGIVSAKGRDTGDYLPFIQTDVAVNPGNSGGPLINMQGEVIGINSQIYSRTGGFMGISFAIPIDEAMRVADQLKVNGRVVRGRIAVAVGEVSKDVSDSLGLPKAQGALVSSVEVDGPADKAGVQPGDIILKFNERTVDTATDLPRMVGETKPGTRATLTIWRKGQTKDLSVVVAEMQPDKTKAQTSRRTPPRERASNQLGLAVSDLSPAQRKAMNLVGGVQVDGVHGPAARAGLQRGDIILRIGDTDVANTKQFESLVQQLDPQKAAALLVRRGDNTQFVPVRPRLAPAQK, from the coding sequence ATGAATATCCATCCGGTGCGCAGATTCCTGCTCGCGGCCGCCATGGCCATCTGTATTCCCTTGGTGTCCCCGTGCGCAGCCGCGGCGCCAGCTGCTGCCAGCCTGCCAGATTTCACGGATCTGGTCGATAAGGTCGGCCCGGCGGTCGTCAATATCCGCACCACGACGCATGCGCAGCAACAGGGCCCGATAGGCGGCCTGCCCCCCGGGCTGGATGATGGCGGCGATATGGCCGAGTTCTTCCGGCGCTTCTTTGGTATTCCGCTGCCACAGCAGCCGGGCAAGCCGAACCCGCCGCGCGGAGGGGGCGGAGGCGAGGATTCAGATCCGTCGGATTCAGAACAGAGCAGCGGAGTAGGTTCCGGCTTTATCCTGTCGGCTGACGGCTATGTGATGACCAATGCGCATGTGGTGGATGACGCGGACACGATCTATGTGACGCTGACCGACAAACGCGAATTCAAGGCAAAGTTGATCGGCGTGGACGAGCGCACCGACGTGGCGCTTGTGAAGATCAATGCGGCGAGCCTGCCGACGGTGACGATCGGCGATTCGAACAAGGTTCGGGTCGGGGAATGGGTCGTGGCGATCGGCTCCCCCTTCGGGCTGGACAACACGGTCACGTCCGGCATTGTCAGTGCGAAGGGGCGCGATACCGGCGACTATTTGCCGTTCATCCAAACCGATGTCGCGGTCAATCCCGGCAATTCGGGCGGGCCGTTGATCAACATGCAGGGCGAGGTAATCGGCATTAACTCGCAAATCTACAGTCGTACTGGCGGTTTCATGGGGATCTCGTTTGCCATCCCGATCGACGAGGCAATGCGCGTCGCAGACCAGCTCAAGGTCAACGGACGAGTTGTGCGGGGGCGGATCGCGGTGGCGGTCGGCGAAGTGAGCAAGGACGTGTCGGACTCACTGGGGCTGCCTAAGGCGCAAGGCGCGCTAGTGTCCAGCGTCGAGGTGGACGGCCCGGCCGACAAGGCCGGCGTGCAGCCGGGGGACATTATCCTGAAGTTCAATGAGCGCACTGTGGATACGGCGACGGACCTGCCGCGGATGGTGGGCGAAACCAAGCCCGGTACCCGAGCGACGCTGACGATCTGGCGCAAGGGCCAGACGAAAGATTTGTCGGTCGTTGTGGCCGAGATGCAGCCGGACAAGACGAAGGCGCAGACTAGCCGCCGCACGCCGCCGCGCGAGCGTGCATCGAACCAGCTTGGACTGGCGGTCAGCGATCTGTCGCCGGCGCAGCGCAAGGCGATGAATCTGGTCGGTGGCGTGCAGGTCGATGGCGTGCACGGCCCGGCGGCCCGCGCAGGGTTGCAGCGGGGCGACATCATCCTGCGAATCGGCGATACTGACGTCGCGAATACGAAACAATTCGAGTCGCTCGTGCAGCAACTCGATCCGCAAAAGGCTGCGGCGTTGCTGGTGCGCCGCGGCGACAACACGCAGTTCGTCCCAGTCAGGCCGCGGCTCGCGCCGGCACAGAAGTAA
- the era gene encoding GTPase Era — translation MNSTLEQTGFRCGMIAIVGRPNVGKSTLMNALVGQKVSITSRKAQTTRHRITGIRTLDDAQFIFVDTPGFQTRHGSALNRSLNRAVTSTLTSVDVVLFVVEAGRYGPDDQRVLELIPPSVPTVLLANKIDKLSDKSALLPFLKSTAALRAFRDVVPMSAKQPDDITRLLKILRPSLPLGEPIYGEDELTDRSERFLAAEILREKVFRWTGDELPYTSTVLIDKFEQEGRLRRIFATILVDRDSHKAMIIGQKGAKLKQISTEARLDMEQLFDGRVYLETFVKIKSGWADNEAGLRAYGYE, via the coding sequence ATGAATTCAACTCTTGAACAAACTGGTTTCCGTTGCGGCATGATCGCGATCGTCGGGCGACCCAATGTCGGCAAGTCGACGTTGATGAACGCCCTCGTCGGGCAAAAGGTCAGCATCACGTCACGCAAGGCGCAAACCACGCGGCACCGGATTACGGGTATCCGCACGCTGGACGATGCGCAATTCATCTTTGTCGACACGCCCGGCTTCCAGACCCGGCACGGCTCGGCGCTGAACCGCTCGTTGAACCGCGCGGTCACCTCGACGCTGACCTCGGTGGACGTCGTGCTGTTCGTGGTCGAGGCTGGCCGTTATGGGCCCGACGACCAGCGGGTGCTGGAATTGATCCCGCCGTCGGTGCCGACGGTGCTGTTAGCGAACAAGATCGACAAGCTTTCGGACAAGAGCGCGCTGCTGCCATTTTTGAAAAGCACAGCGGCACTGCGCGCGTTCCGTGACGTCGTACCGATGAGCGCGAAGCAGCCGGACGACATCACGCGGCTGTTGAAGATCTTGCGGCCGTCGTTGCCGCTCGGTGAGCCGATCTATGGCGAGGACGAGTTGACCGACCGCAGCGAGCGATTCTTGGCGGCCGAGATCCTGCGGGAGAAAGTCTTCCGCTGGACCGGAGACGAGTTGCCCTACACGAGTACGGTACTGATCGACAAGTTCGAGCAGGAAGGCCGACTGCGGCGGATTTTTGCAACGATCCTCGTCGATCGTGACAGTCACAAGGCGATGATTATCGGGCAGAAGGGCGCGAAGCTGAAGCAGATCAGCACCGAGGCGCGCCTCGACATGGAACAGCTCTTCGATGGTCGAGTTTATCTGGAGACGTTTGTGAAGATCAAGAGCGGCTGGGCGGACAACGAGGCGGGATTGCGCGCCTATGGGTACGAGTGA
- a CDS encoding glutaredoxin family protein: protein MMAHGSRRLPRLTLYGRAWCHLCDDMRAQLDALWPSTSGIVVDVVDIDADPVLQAQYDEAVPVLLLDGVELCRYRLDPVRVARALADFDAGRWPTSPA, encoded by the coding sequence ATGATGGCGCACGGCTCGCGCCGCCTGCCTCGCCTGACGCTGTACGGCCGCGCCTGGTGTCATTTGTGCGACGACATGCGGGCGCAGCTCGATGCACTGTGGCCGAGCACGAGCGGTATCGTCGTCGACGTGGTTGACATCGACGCGGATCCAGTGCTGCAAGCGCAGTATGACGAGGCGGTACCTGTGCTGCTGCTGGACGGCGTCGAGTTGTGTCGCTATCGGCTCGATCCTGTGCGCGTCGCGCGGGCGTTGGCAGACTTCGATGCGGGGCGATGGCCTACGAGTCCAGCCTGA
- the lepB gene encoding signal peptidase I, whose translation MNFALILFILVVLTGIAWVADKLVFLPQRRRAADAAAHEFDQQQQRMDERFRDEDAARTRARLREERLRQPWWLEYSASFFPVILLVFVLRSFIVEPFKIPSGSMVPTLLVGDFILVNKYDYGVRLPIIDKKIIPNRDPQRGDVVVFRYPKDESIDYIKRVVGVPGDVVAYQDKHLTINGEVVLEVPLPDYLDEDRLSMGQPAKYVKQYSETLGGKRHALLNDPAVPPFVIGADDYPYRDNCHYNDRGVICKVPPGHYFVMGDNRDNSADSRYWGFVPERNLVGRAFFIWLNFSNLKRIGSFE comes from the coding sequence ATGAATTTTGCGCTGATCCTCTTCATCCTGGTTGTGTTGACCGGCATTGCATGGGTAGCGGACAAACTGGTTTTTCTGCCTCAGCGCCGGCGGGCCGCGGATGCCGCCGCGCACGAGTTTGATCAGCAGCAACAGCGCATGGATGAGCGCTTTCGCGACGAAGACGCCGCCCGCACGCGGGCCAGGCTGCGCGAAGAACGGCTGCGCCAGCCGTGGTGGCTCGAGTATTCGGCAAGCTTCTTTCCGGTGATCTTGCTAGTATTCGTGCTGCGTTCATTCATTGTCGAGCCGTTCAAGATTCCGTCCGGCTCGATGGTGCCCACGCTGCTTGTTGGCGACTTCATCCTGGTCAACAAGTATGATTACGGGGTCCGCTTGCCGATCATCGACAAGAAGATCATCCCGAACCGAGACCCGCAGCGCGGCGACGTCGTCGTATTCCGCTATCCGAAGGACGAGTCGATCGATTACATCAAGCGCGTCGTTGGCGTGCCGGGCGACGTGGTCGCGTATCAGGACAAGCACTTGACGATCAATGGTGAGGTGGTGCTCGAAGTGCCGCTGCCGGATTATCTGGATGAGGACCGGCTGTCAATGGGGCAGCCGGCCAAATACGTCAAGCAGTACAGCGAGACACTCGGGGGCAAGCGCCATGCGTTGCTCAACGATCCGGCCGTGCCGCCGTTCGTGATTGGCGCAGACGATTATCCCTATCGCGACAATTGCCACTACAACGACCGTGGCGTGATTTGCAAGGTGCCGCCGGGCCACTATTTCGTGATGGGCGACAACCGGGACAATAGTGCCGACAGTCGCTACTGGGGCTTCGTGCCTGAGCGCAACCTGGTTGGCCGTGCGTTCTTTATCTGGCTGAACTTCTCGAACCTGAAGCGAATCGGCTCGTTCGAATGA
- the recO gene encoding DNA repair protein RecO translates to MGTSDVWPGQPEEAGQLDAGVAPGLAPDGAPPGASGASGASGASGDVARSAPDDTAPTRRRAAAPRSGHRIAEQPGFVLHTYPYRETSLIIDVFTRMHGRLALVAKGAKRPHSALRGVLQTFQPLALSWTGKSEMRTLTRAEWVGGMRPLAGDALLCGFYVNELLVRFCAREDPHTALFDHYLLTLTRLAHDEPAVQVLRSFERVLLRETGYAMSLDRTVARQNVVAGRSYVFDPERGVCDVEMLEPDAHALRGPVIAGQTLLDMERDDYSRAQTVAQSKTLMRFLLNTYLGGAPLATRQILIDLQNL, encoded by the coding sequence ATGGGTACGAGTGACGTCTGGCCGGGTCAACCAGAGGAGGCCGGGCAACTCGATGCCGGCGTGGCACCCGGGCTGGCGCCCGATGGTGCGCCGCCGGGCGCGTCGGGTGCGTCAGGTGCGTCAGGTGCGTCGGGCGATGTTGCGCGGTCCGCGCCAGATGACACCGCGCCGACCCGTCGCCGCGCCGCCGCGCCGCGCTCGGGCCACCGTATCGCCGAGCAGCCGGGCTTCGTGTTGCACACTTACCCGTATCGCGAGACGAGCCTGATCATCGACGTGTTCACGCGCATGCACGGCCGTCTCGCGCTCGTCGCAAAGGGGGCGAAGCGGCCGCATTCGGCGCTGCGCGGCGTGCTGCAAACGTTTCAGCCGCTCGCGCTGTCATGGACCGGCAAGTCCGAAATGCGGACCTTGACCCGGGCTGAATGGGTCGGCGGGATGCGTCCGCTCGCCGGTGATGCACTGCTGTGTGGCTTTTACGTCAACGAGTTGCTCGTCAGATTCTGTGCACGGGAAGATCCGCATACCGCGTTGTTCGACCATTACTTGCTGACGTTGACGCGGCTCGCGCATGACGAACCGGCGGTGCAGGTATTGCGCTCGTTCGAGCGCGTCTTACTGCGTGAGACCGGCTATGCCATGTCGCTCGATCGGACCGTGGCGAGGCAGAATGTCGTGGCCGGGCGCTCGTATGTGTTCGACCCCGAGCGGGGCGTATGCGACGTCGAGATGCTCGAGCCTGACGCGCACGCGTTGCGCGGGCCGGTCATCGCCGGGCAAACGCTGCTTGACATGGAGCGCGACGATTATTCGCGTGCGCAGACCGTCGCGCAGAGCAAGACCCTGATGCGTTTTTTGCTGAATACTTATCTTGGCGGCGCGCCGCTTGCGACGCGCCAGATCCTGATCGACTTGCAAAACCTATGA
- the acpS gene encoding holo-ACP synthase — translation MSTAAAPMVPRAVYGIGTDIVQVSRIAAVMERTGGRFAEKILGPQELAVYRVRAARSHVRGVAFLATRFSAKEAFSKAIGLGMHWPMTWRAVQTLNEKSGKPVLVASGELARWMAERGLSARVSVSDERDYAVSFVIAEVGASMEGPDAGPMERHATDLRNPS, via the coding sequence ATGAGCACCGCAGCCGCGCCGATGGTGCCCCGCGCCGTCTATGGGATCGGCACGGACATCGTGCAAGTCAGTCGCATCGCCGCCGTGATGGAGCGTACCGGTGGCCGCTTTGCCGAGAAAATCCTCGGTCCGCAGGAACTGGCGGTCTATCGCGTGCGCGCGGCACGCTCGCACGTGCGCGGCGTGGCGTTCTTGGCCACGCGCTTCAGCGCGAAGGAGGCGTTCTCCAAAGCGATCGGGCTCGGTATGCATTGGCCAATGACGTGGCGCGCGGTGCAGACGCTCAACGAGAAGAGCGGCAAGCCGGTGCTCGTCGCGTCGGGCGAGCTGGCCCGGTGGATGGCCGAGCGCGGACTTAGCGCACGCGTATCCGTCAGCGACGAACGCGATTATGCGGTGTCGTTCGTCATTGCCGAAGTCGGCGCGTCCATGGAGGGCCCCGATGCCGGGCCGATGGAGCGGCACGCAACCGACCTCAGGAACCCGAGTTGA
- the efp gene encoding elongation factor P, with amino-acid sequence MKTAQELRTGNVIMIGNDPMVVQKTEYNKSGRNAAVVKLKLKNLLTGAGNESVYKADDKFDVVVLDRKEVTYSYFADPMYVFMDADYNQYEVESEMMGDALHYLEDGMTCEVVFYNDKAISVELPTTLVREIVYTEPAVKGDTSSGKVLKNAKLATGFELQVPLFCNIGDKIEIDTRTHEYRSRA; translated from the coding sequence ATGAAGACCGCTCAAGAACTGCGTACGGGCAACGTCATAATGATCGGCAACGATCCCATGGTCGTGCAAAAGACCGAGTACAATAAGTCGGGCCGCAACGCCGCGGTCGTCAAGCTGAAGCTGAAGAACCTGCTGACCGGCGCGGGCAACGAGTCGGTGTACAAGGCCGATGACAAGTTCGACGTGGTCGTGCTCGACCGCAAGGAAGTCACCTATTCGTACTTCGCTGATCCGATGTATGTCTTCATGGATGCGGACTACAATCAGTACGAGGTCGAAAGCGAGATGATGGGCGATGCGTTGCACTATCTCGAGGATGGCATGACGTGTGAAGTGGTGTTCTACAACGACAAGGCGATCTCAGTCGAGTTGCCGACCACGCTGGTGCGCGAAATCGTCTATACGGAACCTGCGGTCAAGGGCGATACGTCGTCCGGTAAGGTACTCAAGAATGCCAAGCTGGCTACCGGCTTTGAATTGCAAGTGCCGCTATTTTGCAACATCGGCGACAAGATCGAGATTGACACGCGTACACACGAGTACCGCAGCCGCGCGTAA
- the lepA gene encoding translation elongation factor 4 — MDHIRNFSIIAHIDHGKSTLADRIIQLCGGLSDREMEAQVLDSMDLERERGITIKAQTAALTYRARDGRVYNLNLIDTPGHVDFSYEVSRSLSACEGALLVVDASQGVEAQTVANCYTAIELGVEVVPVLNKIDLPAANPDNAMAEIEDVIGIDATDAVQCSAKTGLGVQDVLEALIAKVPPPRGDAQAPLQALVIDSWFDNYVGVVMLVRIINGALRPKDKIKMMATGAQYPVEHVGVFTPKSQNRDVLSAGEVGFVIAGIKELTAAKVGDTITHAAKPAAEPLPGFKEVKPQVFAGLYPVEANQYDALRESLEKLKLNDASLQYEPEVSQALGFGFRCGFLGLLHMEIVQERLEREFNMDLITTAPTVVYQVLMQDGSMMMVENPAKMPEPSKIAEIREPIVTVNLYMPQDYVGAVITLCTSKRGNQVNMAYHGRQVQLTYEIPMAEIVLDFFDRLKSVSRGYASMDYEFKEYRASDVVKVDMLINGDKVDALSVIVHRSQSQYRGREVAARMREIIPRQMYDVAIQAAIGAHIIARENIKALRKNVLAKCYGGDITRKKKLLEKQKEGKKRMKQVGSVEIPQEAFLAILKVEDK; from the coding sequence ATGGATCATATTCGTAATTTTTCGATCATCGCGCACATCGATCACGGTAAATCGACGCTTGCCGACCGCATCATCCAGTTGTGCGGCGGCTTGTCGGACCGCGAAATGGAAGCGCAAGTGCTCGATTCGATGGACCTGGAGCGCGAACGCGGCATCACGATCAAGGCGCAGACCGCCGCGTTGACGTACCGGGCGCGGGATGGCCGTGTCTATAACTTGAATCTGATCGACACGCCAGGCCACGTCGACTTTTCCTATGAAGTGAGCCGGTCGTTGTCCGCTTGCGAGGGGGCACTGCTGGTCGTCGACGCGAGCCAGGGGGTCGAGGCGCAGACTGTCGCAAACTGCTATACCGCGATCGAGTTGGGTGTCGAGGTCGTGCCGGTGCTCAACAAGATCGATCTGCCCGCGGCGAACCCGGACAACGCGATGGCCGAAATCGAGGATGTGATTGGCATCGACGCCACAGACGCAGTCCAGTGCAGCGCGAAGACCGGCCTGGGCGTGCAGGATGTGCTCGAGGCGCTAATCGCTAAGGTGCCGCCGCCCCGCGGTGACGCGCAGGCGCCGTTGCAGGCGCTGGTCATCGATTCGTGGTTCGACAATTACGTCGGCGTCGTGATGCTGGTGCGCATTATCAATGGCGCGTTGCGCCCGAAGGACAAGATCAAGATGATGGCGACCGGCGCGCAGTATCCGGTCGAGCACGTGGGCGTGTTCACACCGAAGTCGCAAAACCGTGACGTCTTGTCCGCGGGCGAGGTTGGGTTCGTGATCGCGGGCATCAAGGAGTTGACGGCCGCGAAGGTCGGCGACACGATCACCCATGCGGCGAAGCCGGCGGCTGAACCGTTGCCGGGCTTCAAGGAAGTCAAGCCCCAGGTGTTTGCCGGGCTGTATCCGGTCGAGGCCAACCAGTACGATGCGTTGCGCGAGTCGCTCGAGAAACTTAAGCTCAACGATGCGTCGCTGCAATATGAACCTGAGGTCTCGCAGGCGCTGGGCTTCGGCTTTCGCTGTGGCTTCCTAGGCTTGCTGCACATGGAAATTGTGCAGGAGCGGCTTGAGCGCGAATTCAATATGGATTTGATCACGACGGCGCCGACCGTCGTGTACCAGGTGCTGATGCAGGACGGCTCGATGATGATGGTCGAGAACCCGGCGAAGATGCCTGAGCCCTCCAAAATCGCCGAGATTCGCGAGCCGATCGTGACGGTAAACCTGTATATGCCGCAGGACTATGTCGGCGCGGTGATTACGCTGTGCACGAGCAAGCGCGGCAATCAGGTCAACATGGCCTACCACGGTCGCCAGGTGCAACTCACGTACGAGATACCGATGGCCGAGATCGTGCTGGACTTTTTCGATCGGCTCAAGTCCGTATCGCGCGGCTACGCGTCGATGGACTATGAGTTCAAGGAATACCGAGCATCGGACGTGGTCAAGGTCGATATGCTGATCAACGGCGACAAGGTCGATGCGTTGTCGGTGATCGTGCATCGGTCGCAGTCGCAGTATCGCGGCCGCGAGGTGGCCGCGAGGATGCGCGAAATCATTCCCCGGCAGATGTACGACGTCGCGATCCAGGCGGCCATCGGCGCGCACATCATCGCGCGCGAGAACATCAAGGCGCTGCGCAAGAACGTGCTAGCCAAGTGCTACGGTGGCGACATCACGCGCAAGAAGAAACTGCTCGAAAAGCAAAAAGAAGGCAAGAAGCGGATGAAGCAGGTTGGCAGCGTCGAGATTCCTCAAGAGGCATTTCTCGCTATCCTCAAAGTCGAAGACAAATAA
- the pdxJ gene encoding pyridoxine 5'-phosphate synthase has translation MNIFSSPTPVIELGVNIDHVATLRNVRGTAYPDPLRAALQAEAAGADAITLHLREDRRHIVDADVRALRPLLKTRMNLECALTQEMLDIACDVRPHDVCLVPEKRAELTTEGGLDVVTHFDAVKAASRQLADAGTRVSLFIDAEPEQIRAAHESGAPVIELHTGRYADADDDARQSQEFERIAAGVDLGLSLGLKVNAGHGLHYTNVQRIAALDGIAELNIGHAIVAHAIFAGWDNAVREMKAIIVASRVGTRA, from the coding sequence ATGAACATCTTCTCGTCGCCAACGCCTGTTATCGAGTTGGGTGTCAACATCGACCATGTCGCTACGTTACGCAACGTGCGTGGTACGGCGTATCCTGACCCGCTGCGCGCGGCGCTGCAAGCTGAGGCTGCCGGCGCCGACGCGATCACGCTGCATCTGCGCGAGGACCGCCGCCATATCGTCGATGCCGACGTGCGCGCGTTGCGGCCGTTGCTCAAGACTCGAATGAACCTGGAGTGCGCGTTGACGCAGGAAATGCTCGACATCGCCTGTGACGTGCGCCCACACGACGTTTGCCTGGTACCGGAAAAGCGCGCCGAGCTGACCACCGAAGGCGGATTGGACGTGGTTACACACTTCGACGCAGTCAAGGCGGCGAGCCGGCAACTGGCCGATGCGGGCACGCGCGTATCGCTGTTTATCGACGCCGAGCCGGAGCAGATTCGGGCGGCCCACGAAAGCGGCGCGCCGGTGATTGAGCTACATACTGGACGCTACGCTGACGCGGATGATGACGCTCGGCAGTCACAGGAATTCGAGCGGATTGCCGCGGGTGTTGACTTGGGGCTGTCGCTGGGCCTGAAAGTCAATGCCGGTCACGGCCTGCACTATACCAACGTGCAGCGCATTGCCGCGCTCGATGGCATTGCCGAGTTGAACATCGGCCATGCCATCGTTGCGCATGCCATTTTTGCGGGATGGGACAACGCCGTGCGGGAGATGAAGGCGATCATCGTTGCGTCGCGCGTGGGCACGCGCGCATGA